A genome region from Candidatus Dormiibacterota bacterium includes the following:
- a CDS encoding shikimate dehydrogenase — translation MSPTDLWLLGHGVSASPSPRMQEAALRARGVEGSYRIVDVAPEQLGEALRRLRAGEATGANVTIPHKLAVAAACDHLEGDAALTGAVNTVVVEEGRLLGANTDAGGLEGALRGAGLWPSSGEDAVVLGAGGAAAAALLALSRAEVGRLWVAARRPEAARELAARLAPVLEATPAGWDTTALEPLLARAGTVVNATPGGLAALPVRLDRLGAGCTVVDLRYRPRPVDLVTAARAAGLRACDGLEMLLQQGMLSFRRWTGLEPPWEEARAALLAAVDG, via the coding sequence ATGAGCCCGACCGATCTCTGGCTGCTGGGGCACGGCGTGTCCGCCTCGCCCAGCCCGCGCATGCAGGAGGCGGCGCTGCGGGCCCGCGGGGTCGAGGGCAGCTACCGGATCGTCGACGTCGCCCCCGAGCAGCTGGGCGAGGCGTTGCGGCGGCTGCGCGCCGGCGAGGCCACCGGGGCGAACGTGACCATCCCCCACAAGCTCGCCGTCGCCGCCGCCTGCGACCACCTGGAGGGCGACGCCGCGCTCACCGGCGCGGTGAACACCGTGGTGGTGGAGGAGGGGCGGCTGCTCGGCGCGAACACCGACGCCGGCGGGCTCGAGGGGGCGCTGCGCGGCGCCGGGCTGTGGCCCTCGTCCGGCGAGGATGCGGTGGTGCTCGGCGCCGGCGGCGCCGCCGCCGCGGCGCTGCTCGCCCTCAGCCGCGCCGAGGTGGGCCGGCTGTGGGTGGCCGCGCGCCGCCCCGAGGCGGCACGGGAGCTCGCCGCGCGGCTGGCGCCGGTGCTGGAGGCGACCCCGGCCGGCTGGGACACCACCGCCCTCGAGCCGCTGCTCGCCCGCGCCGGGACCGTGGTCAACGCCACCCCCGGCGGCCTCGCCGCGCTTCCGGTGCGCCTCGACCGGCTCGGCGCCGGGTGCACCGTCGTCGACCTCCGCTACCGGCCCCGGCCGGTGGACCTCGTCACCGCCGCCCGGGCGGCCGGCCTGCGCGCCTGCGACGGCCTCGAGATGCTCCTCCAGCAGGGGATGCTGAGCTTCCGGCGATGGACCGGGCTCGAGCCCCCCTGGGAGGAGGCGCGGGCGGCGCTGCTCGCGGCGGTGGACGGATGA
- the mltG gene encoding endolytic transglycosylase MltG, with protein MSPRRARGGRGRRSRILLALAIVVVVMLAGVGGTALYARSQLDAPASGHASAVAIDVAAGETLDGLVTDLQSHDLVRNPLWFRWYAKWRGLGGELRAGRYRLDTGMGATALIARLEMPPDARTVRVVIPEGLTAAQIAERVQSTGLGVTAAAYLGEERTGQFSAGFIDGRPAGAPLEGMLFPDTYEVPVGAKAHDVVAQQLQAFMSKALPMVGSPPQGLTPYQAVVLASIVEREARLPADRPMVAGVLYNRLARGMDLQVDASVIYGVGVTDRAPTSDELKQDTPYNTYMHRGLPPTPISNPGLASLEAAAHPATSDYLFYVSDGCGHNHYSSTLAAHNALVQQYLNSPCR; from the coding sequence TTGAGCCCGCGGCGAGCCCGGGGCGGCCGCGGCCGCCGGTCGCGGATCCTCCTCGCGCTGGCGATCGTCGTCGTCGTGATGCTCGCGGGGGTCGGCGGCACCGCCCTCTACGCTCGCTCCCAGCTCGACGCGCCGGCCTCGGGGCACGCCAGCGCGGTGGCCATCGACGTCGCCGCCGGCGAGACCCTGGACGGGCTGGTCACCGACCTCCAGTCCCACGACCTGGTGCGCAACCCCCTCTGGTTCCGCTGGTACGCGAAGTGGCGTGGCCTGGGAGGCGAGCTGAGGGCGGGCCGCTACCGCCTCGACACCGGCATGGGCGCGACAGCCCTGATCGCCCGGCTGGAGATGCCCCCCGACGCCCGGACGGTGAGGGTGGTGATCCCCGAGGGCCTGACCGCGGCGCAGATCGCCGAGCGGGTGCAGTCCACCGGCCTGGGGGTGACCGCCGCCGCCTACCTCGGCGAGGAGCGCACCGGGCAGTTCAGCGCCGGCTTCATCGACGGCCGCCCGGCGGGAGCGCCGCTCGAGGGCATGCTCTTCCCCGACACCTACGAGGTGCCGGTGGGCGCGAAGGCTCACGACGTGGTCGCCCAGCAGCTCCAGGCGTTCATGAGCAAGGCGCTGCCGATGGTGGGCTCGCCGCCGCAGGGCCTCACCCCGTACCAGGCGGTGGTGCTCGCCTCCATCGTCGAGCGCGAGGCGCGCCTGCCCGCCGACCGGCCGATGGTCGCCGGGGTGCTCTACAACCGGCTCGCCAGGGGGATGGACCTGCAGGTCGACGCCTCGGTGATCTACGGAGTCGGGGTCACCGACCGGGCGCCGACCTCCGACGAGCTGAAGCAGGACACCCCGTACAACACCTACATGCACCGGGGGCTGCCGCCGACGCCGATCTCCAACCCGGGGCTGGCGTCGCTGGAGGCGGCCGCCCACCCCGCGACCAGCGACTACCTGTTCTACGTCTCGGACGGATGTGGCCACAACCACTACAGCAGCACCCTGGCGGCGCACAACGCGCTGGTGCAGCAGTACCTGAACAGCCCCTGCCGATGA
- the ruvX gene encoding Holliday junction resolvase RuvX translates to MSAALPGVTLGLDAGSVRVGLAATDPTATIASPVATLLRRDRGFWERVREEARARGAERLVVGLPLRLDGTEGDAAAAARTLADEASRQTGLPVEMWDERLSSVAAERALLESGMRRDRRREAIDAVAAAIMLQGWLDAARRRPGVRRPQKSAPA, encoded by the coding sequence GTGAGCGCCGCACTCCCCGGGGTGACCCTGGGCCTCGACGCCGGCAGCGTCCGCGTCGGGCTGGCCGCCACCGATCCCACCGCCACCATCGCCAGCCCGGTGGCGACCCTCCTCCGCCGCGACCGCGGGTTCTGGGAGCGGGTGCGCGAGGAGGCCCGCGCCCGCGGCGCCGAGCGGCTGGTGGTGGGCCTGCCGCTGCGCCTCGACGGCACCGAGGGTGACGCCGCCGCGGCGGCGCGGACCCTGGCGGACGAGGCCTCGCGGCAGACCGGGCTGCCGGTGGAGATGTGGGACGAGCGGCTCAGCAGCGTCGCCGCCGAGCGCGCCCTGCTGGAGTCGGGGATGCGCCGCGACCGCCGCCGCGAGGCCATCGACGCCGTGGCCGCGGCGATCATGCTCCAGGGCTGGCTCGACGCCGCACGCCGGCGCCCGGGCGTGCGGCGGCCGCAGAAAAGCGCGCCCGCTTGA